In Chaetodon auriga isolate fChaAug3 chromosome 7, fChaAug3.hap1, whole genome shotgun sequence, a genomic segment contains:
- the inpp5ka gene encoding inositol polyphosphate 5-phosphatase Ka isoform X1, with the protein MMEENEEQSDAQQPDFSLRKGNYEGESFRLHMVTWNVATADPPDDVTSLLHLNSPKSSDLYVIGLQEVYSGPLRFVSDTVFDDPWSQLFMSTLAPRKYIKVSSIRMQGLLLLFFSKLEHVPFIRDIQATYTRTGIFGYWGNKGGVSVRLSFYGHTLCFLNCHLAAHMKYATERVDEFEYIMDTQTFDCKKAQRIVDHRLVFWFGDLNFRIQDHGMHFVRTCINNQTCNLLWSKDQLTMMKKKEQMLQEFEEGPLDFQPTYKFDLNSDTYDSRLYRTWFGFNGKKRKPAWTDRILWRLRPKAPPPDEQDRVGLDAKTVRQLEEDEEYPLKIRQDLYTSMMEYSISDHKPVIGIFTLELRKMYGTPLVRLQAEGDWSADLDAMVIYSPLQPFPSSTWDWIGLYKVGFTSVSDYITYTWVKDDEVAFNEEIMQVYVGKEEIPVRGGECVLCYYSSTLRSIIGISEPFKVHESKVAIEEGLVPERINGLDKSVASEDLWN; encoded by the exons atgatggaggagaatgaggagcAGTCAGACGCCCAACAGCCAGACTTCAGTTTGAGGAAGGGGAACTACGAGGGAGAGAGCTTCAG GCTACACATGGTGACGTGGAATGTGGCCACAGCTGATCCTCCAGATGACGTGACCTCACTTCTCCATCTGAACTCCCCAAAGAGCTCAGACCTCTATGTCATCGG TTTGCAGGAGGTGTACTCAGGACCACTGAGATTCGTGTCGGACACTGTATTCGATGACCCGTGGAGTCAGCTGTTTATGTCCACCCTGGCACCACGAAAATACATTAAG GTGTCCTCCATCAGAATGCAgggtctgctgctgctcttcttctccaaACTGGAGCACGTCCCTTTCATCAGAGACATCCAGgccacatacacacgcacaggcaTTTTCGGTTACTgg GGTAACAAAGGTGGCGTGTCTGTCCGGCTGTCTTTCTATGGCCACACGCTCTGTTTCCTCAATTGTCACTTGGCTGCTCATATGAAATACGCCACAGAGAGAGTGGATGAGTTCGAGTACATCATGGACACACAGACCTTTGACTGTAAAAAGGCTCAGAGGATTGTTGACCACAG ATTGGTGTTCTGGTTTGGAGATCTCAACTTCCGAATTCAGGACCACGGCATGCACTTTGTCCGCACCTGTATCAACAATCAAACCTGCAACCTGCTGTGGAGCAAAGACCAG TTGAccatgatgaagaagaaagaacagaTGCTCCAGGAGTTTGAGGAAGGCCCTCTGGACTTTCAGCCCACGTACAAGTTTGACTTGAACTCAGACACGTATGACAGCAG GCTCTACAGGACATGGTTTGGCTTTAA CGGTAAGAAGCGTAAACCTGCCTGGACTGACAGGATCCTGTGGCGGCTCCGACCCAAAGCTCCTCCCCCTGATGAGCAAGACAGAGTGGGCCTGGATGCGAAGACGGTCAGGCAGctggaagaggatgaagagtaCCCTCTGAAGATCAGGCAGGACTTGTACACCAGCATGATGGAGTACAGCATCAGCGACCACAAGCCCGTCATCGGCATCTTCACGCTGGAG CTGAGGAAGATGTACGGGACTCCTCTGGTGCGTCTGCAGGCAGAGGGAGACTGGAGCGCAGACCTCGATGCCATGGTTATCTACAGCCCTCTGCAGCCGTTCCCCTCCAGCACATGGGACTGGATTGGACTCTATAAG GTTGGATTCACCAGTGTGTCGGACTACATCACCTACACGTGGGTGAAAGACGATGAAGTGGCCTTCAATGAAGAAATCATGCAG GTATATGTTGGTAAAGAAGAAATCCCTGTGCGGGGAGGAGAGTGTGTGCTGTGCTACTACAGTAGTACGCTGCGGAGCATCATTGGAATTAGTGAACCATTCAAG GTCCATGAGTCCAAGGTAGCCATTGAGGAAGGCTTGGTGCCTGAGAGGATCAATGGACTTGACAAAAGCGTAGCGAGCGAAGACCTTTGGAACTGA
- the LOC143323256 gene encoding XIAP-associated factor 1-like, producing MDKKEATRTCGQCHRDIEVANFTLHETHCSRFLCVCPDCEEAVPREHLKQHREEQHTQVRCSKCNQKMERCRLMDHESDECVERLQSCQFCELELPWKQLNEHHQACGSRTELCRDCGRYVTLRELPEHGLTCSATDGGSGPPPATSKPPANSTKATVPCRRCAASFPVEDIDEHEFRCVLATRADDEEEEPKREDEGDFTRRGVSRLSSTYKANSLSHRPRSGPWVAVGDPDQISTCPHCHLALPLLTLRWHEVKCQIHVLLK from the exons ATGGATAAGAAGGAAGCGACGCGTACATGCGGCCAATG CCACAGAGACATTGAAGTGGCCAACTTCACTCTGCATGAAACGCACTGCAGCCGCTTCTTATGCGTCTGTCCGGACTGTGAGGAAGCTGTTCCCAGAGAGCAcctgaagcagcacagagaggaacagCACACCCAG GTGAGATGCTCGAAGTGTAACCAGAAGATGGAACGTTGTCGCCTGATGGATCATGAA TCTGATGAGTGTGTGGAGCGTCTGCAGAGTTGTCAGTTCTGTGAGCTGGAGCTGCCGTGGAAGCAGCTGAACGAACACCATCAGGCCTGCGGGAGCCGCACCGAGCTCTGCAGGGACTGCGGCCGATATGTCACCCTGAGGGAGCTGCCTGAGCACGGTTTGACCTGCTCAGCTACTGACGGGGGCTCCGGTCCTCCTCCAGCTACCAGCAAACCACCAGCAAACAGCA CAAAAGCAACAGTGCCTTGTCGCAGATGTGCAGCATCATTTCCAGTTGAGGATATAGATGAACATGAG TTCCGGTGTGTTCTAGCAACCAGAGCagacgatgaagaggaagagccaaagagggaggatgagggtGATTTCACCAGGCGGGGGGTCAGTCGGCTGAGCAGCACCTATAAGGCAAACTCCCTGTCACACAGACCCAGAAGTGGTCCCTGGGTTGCGGTAGGGGACCCAGACCAGATCAGCACCTGCCCCCACTGCCACCTGGCACTGCCCCTCCTCACACTTCGCTGGCATGAG gtgaagTGCCAAATCCACGTTCTCTTGAAATAA
- the inpp5ka gene encoding inositol polyphosphate 5-phosphatase Ka isoform X2, whose amino-acid sequence MMEENEEQSDAQQPDFSLRKGNYEGESFRLHMVTWNVATADPPDDVTSLLHLNSPKSSDLYVIGLQEVYSGPLRFVSDTVFDDPWSQLFMSTLAPRKYIKVSSIRMQGLLLLFFSKLEHVPFIRDIQATYTRTGIFGYWGNKGGVSVRLSFYGHTLCFLNCHLAAHMKYATERVDEFEYIMDTQTFDCKKAQRIVDHRLVFWFGDLNFRIQDHGMHFVRTCINNQTCNLLWSKDQLTMMKKKEQMLQEFEEGPLDFQPTYKFDLNSDTYDSSGKKRKPAWTDRILWRLRPKAPPPDEQDRVGLDAKTVRQLEEDEEYPLKIRQDLYTSMMEYSISDHKPVIGIFTLELRKMYGTPLVRLQAEGDWSADLDAMVIYSPLQPFPSSTWDWIGLYKVGFTSVSDYITYTWVKDDEVAFNEEIMQVYVGKEEIPVRGGECVLCYYSSTLRSIIGISEPFKVHESKVAIEEGLVPERINGLDKSVASEDLWN is encoded by the exons atgatggaggagaatgaggagcAGTCAGACGCCCAACAGCCAGACTTCAGTTTGAGGAAGGGGAACTACGAGGGAGAGAGCTTCAG GCTACACATGGTGACGTGGAATGTGGCCACAGCTGATCCTCCAGATGACGTGACCTCACTTCTCCATCTGAACTCCCCAAAGAGCTCAGACCTCTATGTCATCGG TTTGCAGGAGGTGTACTCAGGACCACTGAGATTCGTGTCGGACACTGTATTCGATGACCCGTGGAGTCAGCTGTTTATGTCCACCCTGGCACCACGAAAATACATTAAG GTGTCCTCCATCAGAATGCAgggtctgctgctgctcttcttctccaaACTGGAGCACGTCCCTTTCATCAGAGACATCCAGgccacatacacacgcacaggcaTTTTCGGTTACTgg GGTAACAAAGGTGGCGTGTCTGTCCGGCTGTCTTTCTATGGCCACACGCTCTGTTTCCTCAATTGTCACTTGGCTGCTCATATGAAATACGCCACAGAGAGAGTGGATGAGTTCGAGTACATCATGGACACACAGACCTTTGACTGTAAAAAGGCTCAGAGGATTGTTGACCACAG ATTGGTGTTCTGGTTTGGAGATCTCAACTTCCGAATTCAGGACCACGGCATGCACTTTGTCCGCACCTGTATCAACAATCAAACCTGCAACCTGCTGTGGAGCAAAGACCAG TTGAccatgatgaagaagaaagaacagaTGCTCCAGGAGTTTGAGGAAGGCCCTCTGGACTTTCAGCCCACGTACAAGTTTGACTTGAACTCAGACACGTATGACAGCAG CGGTAAGAAGCGTAAACCTGCCTGGACTGACAGGATCCTGTGGCGGCTCCGACCCAAAGCTCCTCCCCCTGATGAGCAAGACAGAGTGGGCCTGGATGCGAAGACGGTCAGGCAGctggaagaggatgaagagtaCCCTCTGAAGATCAGGCAGGACTTGTACACCAGCATGATGGAGTACAGCATCAGCGACCACAAGCCCGTCATCGGCATCTTCACGCTGGAG CTGAGGAAGATGTACGGGACTCCTCTGGTGCGTCTGCAGGCAGAGGGAGACTGGAGCGCAGACCTCGATGCCATGGTTATCTACAGCCCTCTGCAGCCGTTCCCCTCCAGCACATGGGACTGGATTGGACTCTATAAG GTTGGATTCACCAGTGTGTCGGACTACATCACCTACACGTGGGTGAAAGACGATGAAGTGGCCTTCAATGAAGAAATCATGCAG GTATATGTTGGTAAAGAAGAAATCCCTGTGCGGGGAGGAGAGTGTGTGCTGTGCTACTACAGTAGTACGCTGCGGAGCATCATTGGAATTAGTGAACCATTCAAG GTCCATGAGTCCAAGGTAGCCATTGAGGAAGGCTTGGTGCCTGAGAGGATCAATGGACTTGACAAAAGCGTAGCGAGCGAAGACCTTTGGAACTGA
- the LOC143323255 gene encoding tektin-1-like has translation MDHRWRTMSVPQCDRQQGGGPNLVNIEVTRNHSELFRAECLRLISETDKSCKRMQSDDNKQLDQRSRDIQFQKKELELKLEEIIVEIDELIDLQSRVVKALEACKEPLRVTVLCLEERMKRRPPKRLHDEVDRELLKEREVIEGVASPLQRVVEQITEQIRLNRSAKYHLEEDLKEKCEAQGIDSSCALMTTHSINNLHKSRNTRTALPSLAVTPKQWENISDINIAKAEQQETNSRALRALVESLLEQTAADMQKQVQATTAAFQLKVQETKSAKSQMEDQLATILSEIGSQQRTREDLHVAVTETEHALSLAQARLALRHQRSAKEQCLDRAQSRILGEVRQLTAHISKLREAVAQSEEEQRALVCCQLQLQENIEMEANALYIDEVVCAQHREPIIIHHF, from the exons ATGGACCACCGGTGGAGAACGATGTCCGTCCCACAGTGCGACCGCCAGCAGGGTGGTGGACCCAATCTAGTGAATATTGAGGTAACGCGGAACCACTCTGAGCTCTTCAGAGCAGAATGTTTGAGGCTGATCTCAGAAACTGACAAATCCTGCAAACGCATGCAAAGTGATGACAACAAGCAACTGG ATCAGCGGAGCAGAGACATCCAGTTTCAGAAGAAGGAGTTGGAGCTGAAGTTGGAGGAGATCATTGTGGAGATTGATGAGCTCATTGACTTACAGAGCAGAGTGGTGAAAGCCCTTGAGGCCTGCAAAGAGCCTCTGAGAGTCACCGTTCTCTGTCTGGAGGAGAG AATGAAACGTCGGCCCCCGAAAAGGCTGCATGATGAGgtggacagagagctgctgaaggagaggGAGGTCATTGAGGGAGTGGCTTCCCCTCTGCAGCGTGTCGTGGAGCAGATCACTGAGCAGATACG GCTGAACCGATCTGCCAAGTACCATCTGGAGGAGGATCTGAAGGAGAAATGTGAGGCTCAGGGCATCGACAGCTCCTGTGCCTTAATGACCACCCATTCCATCAACAACCTGCACAAGTCCAGAAACACCAGAACTGCTCTGCCGAG CCTGGCAGTGACTCCAAAGCAGTGGGAGAACATCTCAGACATCAACATAGCCAAAGCGGAGCAACAGGAGACCAACTCTCGGGCCCTGCGGGCCCTGGTGGAGTCTCTCCTGGAGCAGACGGCCGCTGACATGCAGAAGCAGGTCCAGGCCACAACAGCAGCCTTTCAGCTCAAGGTCCAGGAGACCAAGTCTGCCAAGAGTCAGATGGAGGATCAGCTGGCCACG ATTCTGTCTGAGATTGGCAGCCAGCAGAGGACCAGAGAGGATCTCCACGTGGCCGTCACAGAGACCGAACATGCTCTGAGTTTGGCTCAGGCCCGGCTGGCTCTGCGCCACCAGAGGTCCGCCAAAGAGCAATGCCTCGATCGAGCACAGTCCCGGATCCTCGGGGAGGTCCGGCAGCTCACCGCTCACATCAGCAA ACTGCGTGAGGCGGTGgcccagtcagaggaggagcagagggctCTGGTttgctgtcagctgcagctgcaggaaaacatCGAGATGGAGGCCAACGCTCTCTACATCGACGAGGTCGTCTGCGCCCAGCACAGGGAGCCCATCATCATACATCACTTCTGA
- the ccdc150 gene encoding coiled-coil domain-containing protein 150 — MSTSAIPPLSDGVTGPDALSLLHQRLLLAEEEAEALIQDMDALGVSRDQILGSAGRVVTTQGPVHPLKTRRVLGDEGMLWQQCGSLVSRVCRMESLLQTLKLTIFRLETERELDPSHTAHLKQQLAALQQDSEEERQASRREVMKLREQLQQAYQERDEARAEVQRLGDTVEAATAAKMDVALATEELKTVKLEMSQKLMEQMRQESARSAEAMKSHSELLQRLEEMKRAVEMERTQALLLQSDCQALHAEVQSGRQQLEEAKDRVRQLEEHCQQLQEQTAMKDSLLSELKTELKSVLPALQRQQTEHSRLLKESREQRAAADRDQSLNKQLQSQCSQLSAALRSLTVGNENQQASLKAERSRAVKQIEEQDLLLEAARRNVQTELQMALTHKVNLQLELEKLRGEHAQLLQNSSIARETAVTQREVLERTIERLRGELSKAKNEGETMRRDLEGSKNELEDERRSLETQLSDAKREVGHLSSALQSLQDENRRIMGKLATLEQQQQVSQLLKDLNDKNKLACDKGKLKIRELEGVCGPAGDVVSQTLENILASHTRLQLTDQTLQREMGERELELSTLKKDRLQAQREIRTHQVEVEKLQRLLTSTHAKNNRALESVQKALDTAKVDNRRLANSVEQAVLTNSSLHRKLEEAREQYQATITLRDEELHKAQTKISDLSEELGAAKQQTRGDCERSVKPLHQAMSEDSSVGSADLSKNNQELCQRVSELEWQVSKQKACIREQRRPLRQQKSRDFQDNSQKVERFEESIKNLQNKEDSKLQVARMGSQQVSHKQEAEWERWTSTIQRWEAKRELAHIAGGSKPARTQLITQPRR; from the exons ATGTCCACCTCAGCCATCCCACCTCTCAGTGATGGGGTCACAGGCCCAGACGCTCTGTCCCTTCTGCATCAGCGGCTGTTGTtggcagaggaggaagctgaagcTCTAATTCAAGACATGGATGCATTGGGGGTGTCCAGGGACCAAATCTTGGGATCTGCAGGCAGAGTGGTCACCACTCAAGGGCCTGTACATCCTCTGAAGACACGCCGGGTCCTTGGTGATGAAGGCATGCTGTGGCAACAGTGTGGCTCTCTAGTGAGTCGGGTGTGTCGCATGGAAAGTCTCCTACAGACCCTCAAACTCACCATCTTTCGCCtggagactgagagagagctgGATCCCTCTCACACAG CtcatctgaagcagcagctggcagcgctacagcaggacagtgaggaggagcgTCAGGCCTCCAGGAGGGAGGTGATGAAGCTCAGggagcagcttcagcaggcttACCAAGAGAGAGATGAAGCTCGCGCAGAGGTGCAGAGGCTGGGAGACACTGTGGAGGCAGCGACTGCTGCCAAG ATGGATGTGGCTTTGGCTACAGAGGAACTAAAGACTGTGAAATTAGAGATGAGTCAGAAACTGATGGAG CAGATGAGGCAGGAGTCCGCCCGCTCCGCTGAAGCCATGAAATCTCACAGCGAGCTTCTCCAGCGgttggaggagatgaagagagcggtggagatggagaggacacAG gctctgctgctgcagtcggATTGCCAGGCCTTGCATGCTGAGGTCCAGAGTGGCCGGCAGCAACTGGAGGAAGCTAAAGACCGAGTGAGACAGCTGGAGGAACACTGTCAGCAGCTCCAAGAACAGACAG CAATGAAGGACTCCCTTTTGTCTGAGttgaaaactgaactgaaa AGTGTTCTTCCAGCTCTTCAGAGGCAGCAGACTGAACACAGCAGACTgctgaaggagagcagagagcagagagctgctgctgacagagacCAG AGCCTGAATAAGCAGCTGCAAAGTCAGTGTTCCCAGCTCAGTGCCGCCCTACGTTCGCTCACAGTGGGGAATGAAAACCAGCAGGCCAGCTTAAAG GCTGAGAGGAGTCGTGCGGTTAAGCAAATTGAAGAGCaagacctgctgctggaggcagcCAGACGCAACGTTCAGACTGAGCTGCAGATGGCACTGACACATAAAGTTAATCTGCAGCTGGAGCT AGAGAAGCTCAGAGGCGAACATGCACAGCTCCTGCAGAACTCCTCCATTGCACGAGAGACAGCGGTCACTCAGAGGGAAGTACTGGAGCGAACCATTGAGAGGCTACGGGGGGAGCTGAGCAAGGCCAAAAATGAGGGGGAGACAATGAGGAGAGACCTGGAGGGTTCTAAAAATGAG TTGGAGGATGAGAGAAGAAGTCTGGAGACCCAACTTAGCGACGCAAAG CGGGAGGTGGGACATCTGAGCTCGGCCTTACAGAGCCTGCAGGATGAGAACAGGAGGATCATGGGAAAGCTGGCTACTTTAGAGCAGCAACAG CAGGTGAGCCAGTTACTGAAGGACCTAAATGACAAGAACAAGCTGGCCTGTGACAAAGGGAAACTTAAG ATCAGGGAGCTGGAGGGAGTCTGTGGTCCCGCAGGGGATGTCGTCAGTCAGACCCTTGAAAACATCCTGGCCTCCCACACCAGACTCCAACTGACTGATCAGACCCTGCAGCGGGAGATGGGGGAGCGAGAGCTGGAGCTGTCGACACTCAAGAAGGACAG GCTCCAGGCTCAGAGAGAGATCAGGACACACCAAGTAGAGGTGGAGAAACTCCAGCGACTCCTGACATCAACTCATGCCAAGAACAACAGAGCT CTGGAGTCTGTACAGAAGGCCTTGGATACAGCTAAAGTGGACAACAGGAGGCTGGCCAACAGTGTGGAGCAGGCTGTGTTGACCAACAGCAGTTTGCACAGGAAACTGGAGGAGGCCAGAGAGCAGTACCAGGCCACCATCACACTGAG agatgaagagctACACAAGGCTCAGACAAAGATTAGCGATTTGTCTGAAGAGCTCGgtgctgcaaagcaacaaaCCAGGGGAGACTGCGAACGCTCCGTGAAGCCACTGCATCAAGCAATGTCAGAG GACTCGTCAGTTGGGTCAGCTGACCTTTCCAAGAACAACCAGGAGCTCTGCCAACGAGTTTCTGAGCTGGAGTGGCAGGTGTCCAAACAGAAAGCTTGtatcagagagcagaggaggccgCTGAGGCAGCAGAAGAGCAGAGATTTCCAGGACAACTCACAGAAGGTTGAG AGGTTTGAAGAGAGCATCAAGAATCTGCAGAACAAGGAGGACAGTAAGCTCCAGGTGGCCAGGATGGGCTCCCAGCAG gtttcacacaaacaggaggcaGAGTGGGAGAGGTGGACTTCCACCATCCAACGCTGGGAAGCCAAGAGAGAGCTGGCTCACATCGCTGGAGGATCCAAGCCTGCCAGGACACAGCTGATAACACAACCACGTCGATAA